In Nostoc sp. UHCC 0926, a single genomic region encodes these proteins:
- a CDS encoding choice-of-anchor K domain-containing protein — protein MKLSLVFATTISSFFVSATTGFGFSGQAHALTFSGISSGTWGNPTPESIDTNPTYTGVGSNTFIWGDPNVCPASSNTPSGCTITGSNKLILDGSSFSTDINSAFKIADLTYFNGTVLKGTSVGFVPLNLNLSFNPPTGISEVFDFNLGLINTPNDPTNAEDNADYVFIDTNFSNRSFTFEGNKYTLELTGFNPDIPQISINALEGATTRAAIYAKFKSIPEPPLVAGLFLLGIYMISRKKFLEKKY, from the coding sequence ATGAAACTAAGTTTGGTTTTTGCGACTACTATATCTAGTTTTTTTGTGAGTGCGACCACAGGATTTGGTTTCTCTGGTCAAGCACATGCTCTGACTTTTTCTGGTATCTCTAGTGGCACATGGGGAAACCCCACTCCAGAAAGTATAGATACCAACCCAACATACACAGGTGTGGGAAGCAACACATTTATTTGGGGTGATCCTAATGTGTGTCCAGCAAGTTCAAATACTCCTAGTGGGTGTACAATAACAGGCTCAAATAAACTTATCTTGGATGGAAGTTCATTTTCAACTGACATTAACTCTGCATTCAAAATAGCTGATTTAACTTACTTTAATGGAACAGTACTCAAAGGTACAAGCGTTGGATTTGTACCTTTAAATCTCAATTTATCCTTCAACCCTCCCACTGGAATCAGCGAAGTTTTTGACTTCAACTTGGGTCTAATAAATACACCTAATGACCCAACAAATGCAGAAGATAATGCAGACTATGTATTTATAGACACAAATTTCAGTAATCGCAGTTTCACCTTTGAAGGCAATAAATACACGCTTGAGCTAACTGGATTTAATCCAGACATTCCCCAGATTAGTATTAATGCTCTTGAAGGAGCCACAACTAGAGCAGCTATTTATGCCAAATTCAAAAGCATACCCGAACCTCCGCTAGTAGCGGGTCTATTCCTGCTAGGGATATACATGATATCTCGGAAAAAATTCTTGGAGAAGAAATATTAA